Proteins from a single region of Fibrobacter sp. UWH6:
- a CDS encoding EamA family transporter — translation MLFLLLTIGPAFLFACGNILEKSGVSTVGKRTGGVSNPWQFLKGVLSNGFWWLGISCSGLATIGYYIAMARYDLSQVQPMMVLNPVLTALMGFVILKEVLTRRIVVAICFVVVGLLYSVESLGEATSVQDVSMLWAYAGVVCGATLVAHLWVKDREMVDSLIMGVGFGISAAFYKSLAMDFDLDNVTLSSVGVLLLDFRTLGYIVTYGIAFLYSQVSFSRGRALFIIPFSAAVGAAVPTIAGALVFSEAFPLGKMISVALVLTGAALFVVRRPRLKKGEKA, via the coding sequence ATGCTTTTTCTTCTTTTGACCATTGGCCCCGCGTTTCTTTTTGCCTGCGGAAATATCCTTGAAAAATCGGGTGTTTCCACCGTGGGCAAACGTACTGGTGGTGTGTCTAATCCTTGGCAGTTTCTGAAAGGCGTCCTGAGTAATGGCTTTTGGTGGTTGGGCATCAGCTGTTCCGGCCTTGCGACTATTGGTTATTACATAGCCATGGCACGCTATGACTTGAGTCAGGTGCAGCCTATGATGGTGCTGAATCCGGTTTTGACGGCATTGATGGGTTTTGTTATTCTGAAAGAAGTTTTGACTCGCCGTATTGTTGTAGCGATCTGCTTTGTGGTGGTAGGCCTTCTTTATTCTGTAGAATCCCTTGGCGAAGCGACCAGCGTACAGGATGTTTCTATGTTGTGGGCTTATGCCGGGGTCGTTTGCGGTGCTACCCTTGTTGCTCACCTTTGGGTTAAGGATCGCGAAATGGTGGACTCCCTGATTATGGGTGTGGGTTTTGGAATTTCGGCTGCATTCTATAAGAGCCTCGCCATGGATTTTGACCTTGACAATGTGACTCTTTCTTCCGTGGGAGTCCTTCTTCTAGACTTTAGAACTTTGGGTTATATTGTCACTTACGGCATTGCCTTCTTGTATTCCCAAGTTTCTTTTTCTCGGGGTAGAGCCCTGTTTATTATCCCGTTCAGCGCTGCTGTCGGTGCTGCTGTTCCTACGATTGCGGGAGCCTTGGTCTTTAGCGAGGCATTCCCTCTTGGAAAGATGATTTCTGTTGCGCTTGTTCTTACGGGAGCGGCCCTGTTCGTGGTTCGTCGCCCTCGTTTAAAGAAAGGCGAAAAGGCCTAA
- a CDS encoding lytic transglycosylase domain-containing protein codes for MKFGVFVAIISMCAVGAYAQVDSVQTDSVQNKPIIDNAVPQPFQATDSLVASMPVEPVNPYAELEQIPPNRFQDMVVRYDRARALSLDESQPRDVRDFANAAQFFYKEQWDSAFDAYSKLMGRDTALDGAVVLRMAKAKFQQGDFKQMRETLQKNKAMEKDASWDRQASRLRIEAAMADSTLSDRAHADSIKAFIDKYPKSDDASALKYRYAKYLEQFKQLKNAKRVYMQLLTSSTSYKDSAFSAIRRLRKVQGAPESLPEKVAYAKMACAKDEAASCLTLLDSIQILDAALLAKSPESAVALPEDSIQSKLPVSSLDMDTRINLWEKRAVALRGLKREDESIKQFRFLLDSVEMRPLWIQSTLRLLRNNSSKYAREIKMFDSLLADVSKYSKENANNLWVRGFEYEQNQKYDSAVVCYRELSHKRFKNNVKRQWAKFRIGFVYFKQEKWQEAIDAFTDATKDQFLWSGSGARMFLGDAYMKLGKDSLAREAYLDCIRDFPLAYYAHRSRMKLVEYKLMDAKDVPYAHGIPMSPEQTLAWIRDSQKLGKPDATYSPERYNRIKTLFHYGFTDQAFALYDEARKKNAKRLDFLYEYGQLFYEVGETAAGYRLARQFQNNMDRRRLMAPPIAVLHYLFPIPYRDQVKFHSGDRIDPFFVYSVMRQESIFNFEIASPVGACGLLQIMPATGKTLAKLENIENFDPKQLYNAYMNIRLGIRYLVDLKAEYNDDYMYVLGNYNAGPKPTKRWQAAGQGLPWDVRAEDVSYWETRDYVKRVMGNYWIYQEIYDEL; via the coding sequence GTGAAATTTGGTGTTTTTGTTGCAATAATAAGCATGTGTGCAGTGGGCGCATATGCTCAGGTTGACTCCGTCCAGACGGATTCTGTTCAGAATAAACCTATTATAGATAATGCCGTTCCGCAGCCCTTTCAGGCAACTGACAGCCTTGTGGCTTCTATGCCTGTGGAACCTGTAAATCCGTATGCAGAACTTGAACAGATTCCCCCAAATCGATTCCAGGACATGGTGGTTCGATATGATCGTGCCCGCGCCTTGAGCCTGGACGAATCCCAGCCTAGGGATGTTCGTGACTTTGCCAATGCGGCCCAGTTCTTCTATAAGGAACAGTGGGATAGTGCTTTTGACGCTTACAGCAAATTGATGGGCCGTGATACGGCCTTGGATGGTGCCGTCGTTCTCCGTATGGCCAAGGCTAAGTTCCAGCAGGGTGACTTCAAGCAGATGCGCGAAACCCTCCAGAAGAACAAGGCCATGGAAAAGGATGCCTCCTGGGACCGTCAGGCAAGCCGCCTCCGTATCGAGGCCGCCATGGCCGATTCTACTTTGAGTGATCGTGCCCATGCAGATTCCATCAAGGCCTTTATTGATAAGTATCCTAAGTCTGACGATGCTTCTGCCCTTAAGTATCGTTATGCCAAGTATCTGGAACAGTTCAAGCAGCTGAAGAATGCGAAACGCGTCTACATGCAGTTGTTGACAAGTTCTACTTCTTATAAGGATTCTGCTTTCTCGGCCATTCGTCGCCTGCGTAAAGTGCAGGGCGCTCCGGAGTCTTTGCCCGAAAAGGTTGCTTACGCCAAGATGGCCTGCGCCAAGGATGAGGCTGCTAGCTGCCTGACCTTGCTGGATTCCATTCAGATTCTTGATGCGGCCTTGCTTGCCAAGTCTCCGGAATCTGCGGTGGCTCTTCCTGAAGATTCTATCCAGAGCAAGTTGCCTGTGAGCAGCCTGGACATGGATACTCGAATTAACCTTTGGGAAAAACGCGCTGTCGCTCTTCGCGGCTTGAAGCGGGAAGATGAGTCCATTAAGCAGTTCCGATTCTTGCTGGATTCTGTGGAAATGCGTCCTCTGTGGATTCAGTCTACCCTGCGTCTGCTTCGCAACAACTCTAGCAAGTATGCCCGCGAAATTAAGATGTTCGATTCCCTGCTGGCCGACGTAAGCAAGTACAGCAAGGAAAACGCCAACAATTTGTGGGTTCGTGGCTTTGAATACGAGCAGAATCAGAAGTATGATAGCGCCGTAGTTTGCTACCGCGAACTTTCTCACAAGCGTTTCAAAAATAATGTTAAGCGTCAGTGGGCCAAGTTCCGCATTGGCTTTGTCTACTTCAAGCAGGAAAAGTGGCAGGAAGCTATCGATGCTTTCACCGATGCGACCAAGGATCAGTTCCTCTGGAGTGGAAGTGGCGCCCGTATGTTCCTGGGGGATGCCTACATGAAATTGGGCAAGGATTCCCTGGCCCGCGAAGCCTACCTAGATTGTATCCGCGATTTCCCGCTGGCCTACTACGCTCATCGTAGTCGCATGAAGCTGGTGGAATACAAGCTGATGGATGCGAAGGACGTTCCCTATGCCCATGGTATTCCCATGTCGCCCGAACAGACTTTGGCCTGGATTCGTGACTCTCAAAAGCTGGGCAAGCCTGACGCTACTTATAGCCCGGAACGTTATAACCGCATAAAGACCTTGTTCCATTATGGCTTTACGGATCAGGCATTCGCTCTTTACGATGAAGCTCGCAAGAAGAATGCTAAGCGTCTGGACTTCCTTTATGAATATGGTCAGCTGTTCTATGAAGTGGGCGAAACTGCTGCCGGTTACCGTCTGGCTCGTCAGTTCCAGAACAATATGGACCGTCGCCGTCTTATGGCTCCGCCCATTGCCGTCCTGCATTACCTGTTCCCCATTCCTTATCGCGATCAGGTGAAGTTCCATTCCGGTGATCGCATCGACCCCTTCTTCGTGTATAGCGTTATGCGTCAGGAATCCATTTTCAACTTTGAAATTGCTTCTCCTGTTGGCGCCTGCGGCTTGCTGCAGATTATGCCCGCTACAGGAAAGACCCTGGCAAAGTTGGAAAATATCGAGAACTTCGATCCGAAGCAGTTGTACAATGCCTATATGAACATCCGTCTGGGCATCCGTTACCTTGTGGATCTGAAGGCTGAGTATAACGATGACTATATGTATGTCCTGGGCAATTACAATGCAGGTCCCAAGCCCACCAAACGTTGGCAGGCTGCAGGCCAGGGCCTCCCTTGGGATGTCCGTGCTGAAGATGTGAGCTATTGGGAAACCCGCGACTACGTAAAGCGCGTCATGGGCAATTACTGGATCTATCAGGAAATTTACGACGAACTGTAA
- the ptsP gene encoding phosphoenolpyruvate--protein phosphotransferase has product MTTSTKNPAKNDGLNPVHGSLRRTVLTGVPASPGFAMGRVFPVSNREISVVEETLPESRLADEEQLFLKAVSKTAKEIAQIKEISESRAGMKDSLIFATHLMILQDPGLVNGIIDKIRKDRKNARWAVHVVLGAYIDRFESIDSAAMRDKAADLRDLYNRLMAAMEDSGPVLEDVAHEEGVVLVGHELLPSLLMSIKPGQVSGLAMDTGGRTSHVAILARSLQIPLVSGLRNAAAIIKAGDVVIVDGSSGKVVVNPNEEDIKDFRERQEVFERQRRELFTMRQLEPMTRDGKYITLHANIEIPGEADKVTDFGATGIGLYRSEFLFLRKDAPTQDEQRDAYRYILETMSPCPVTIRTLDAGGDKLVSGINAVSESNPFMGWRSIRVCLDREDIFCTQLKALLLANTKGNLRLLLPMISGMTELRRAKACIKRCRDELEAEGKKCAKVKVGVMIEVPAAVMIVDKLAKEVDFFSIGTNDLIQFTLAVDRTNELITDMFQPHHPAVLSMIYETVKAAHREGIPVAVCGEMSADPMSVLLLVGLGIDELSMTPWNVMSTKKIIRSINFEDVRETALTVLQMDDAESVNAYLHKKYAQAIRDLGVLSVVGQADNSKK; this is encoded by the coding sequence ATGACCACTTCAACGAAGAACCCTGCTAAGAATGATGGCTTGAATCCGGTTCACGGTTCGTTGCGACGCACTGTACTGACCGGCGTTCCCGCTTCTCCCGGCTTCGCTATGGGCCGGGTTTTCCCGGTTTCGAACCGAGAAATTTCTGTAGTAGAGGAAACTCTTCCTGAAAGTCGACTGGCAGACGAAGAACAGCTTTTCTTGAAGGCTGTTAGCAAGACGGCCAAGGAAATCGCCCAGATCAAGGAAATATCCGAAAGCCGCGCAGGCATGAAGGATAGCCTGATTTTTGCAACCCACCTGATGATTCTTCAGGACCCCGGGTTGGTAAATGGTATTATCGATAAGATTCGCAAGGACCGTAAGAATGCACGCTGGGCTGTGCATGTGGTTCTTGGGGCTTACATTGACCGCTTTGAATCTATTGATTCTGCGGCCATGAGAGACAAGGCGGCTGACCTTAGGGATTTGTACAATCGTCTGATGGCCGCCATGGAAGACTCCGGACCTGTGCTGGAGGATGTGGCTCATGAAGAAGGCGTTGTCCTGGTTGGCCATGAACTTCTGCCTAGCCTGTTGATGTCCATTAAGCCGGGGCAGGTGAGCGGTCTCGCCATGGATACCGGTGGCCGTACTAGCCATGTGGCCATTCTTGCACGCTCTCTCCAGATTCCCCTAGTCTCTGGTTTGCGTAACGCAGCCGCCATTATCAAGGCTGGGGACGTCGTCATTGTTGATGGCTCTAGCGGCAAGGTTGTCGTAAACCCCAACGAAGAAGACATTAAGGATTTCCGCGAAAGGCAGGAAGTCTTTGAACGCCAGCGTCGCGAACTGTTTACCATGCGACAGCTGGAACCTATGACCCGTGATGGTAAGTATATTACCCTCCACGCCAATATCGAAATTCCGGGTGAAGCAGATAAAGTAACGGATTTCGGTGCAACGGGTATTGGCCTTTATCGTTCTGAATTTTTGTTCCTGCGCAAGGATGCTCCCACGCAGGATGAACAACGCGATGCCTATCGCTATATTCTCGAGACAATGTCTCCGTGCCCAGTGACGATCCGTACTCTGGATGCTGGTGGTGATAAACTGGTTAGTGGCATTAATGCAGTGAGTGAGTCTAACCCCTTTATGGGCTGGCGCTCCATTCGTGTGTGCCTCGATCGCGAAGATATTTTCTGTACCCAGCTGAAGGCCTTGCTCCTGGCAAATACCAAGGGCAACCTGAGACTTTTACTGCCCATGATTTCTGGCATGACGGAACTTCGCCGTGCAAAGGCATGCATCAAACGCTGCCGTGATGAACTTGAAGCCGAAGGTAAGAAGTGTGCCAAGGTGAAGGTGGGCGTGATGATTGAAGTGCCTGCCGCTGTCATGATTGTTGACAAGCTTGCCAAGGAAGTGGATTTCTTCAGCATTGGTACAAACGACTTGATTCAGTTCACCCTCGCTGTGGACCGTACCAACGAACTTATTACAGACATGTTCCAGCCGCACCATCCGGCGGTGCTTAGCATGATTTATGAAACTGTCAAGGCCGCCCATCGTGAAGGTATTCCTGTGGCGGTTTGCGGTGAAATGAGTGCTGACCCCATGAGCGTCTTGCTGCTGGTTGGCCTTGGAATTGATGAACTTTCCATGACTCCATGGAACGTCATGTCTACGAAGAAGATTATTCGATCCATCAACTTTGAAGATGTCAGGGAAACGGCTCTGACCGTGCTTCAGATGGACGATGCCGAAAGCGTAAACGCCTATCTTCACAAGAAGTATGCGCAGGCTATTAGAGACCTGGGCGTGCTTAGTGTGGTGGGCCAGGCCGATAACAGCAAGAAGTAA
- a CDS encoding HPr family phosphocarrier protein produces the protein MIVKTLVVTNKLGIHARPAGMIVDITGQAKSDISIVFEGAKANAKSILNVMMLAIPAGSEVKFEIDGEDEENVASLLEGLFNDHFNEEPC, from the coding sequence ATGATAGTTAAGACATTAGTGGTCACAAACAAGTTGGGTATTCACGCGCGTCCCGCCGGTATGATTGTTGATATTACCGGCCAGGCTAAGAGCGACATCTCCATCGTTTTTGAAGGGGCCAAGGCAAACGCCAAGAGCATCCTGAACGTGATGATGCTTGCTATTCCCGCTGGTTCCGAAGTAAAGTTCGAAATCGATGGTGAAGATGAAGAGAATGTAGCTTCCTTGCTGGAAGGTTTGTTCAATGACCACTTCAACGAAGAACCCTGCTAA
- a CDS encoding MlaD family protein, with amino-acid sequence MKKYSALYFSVGLVVILALIILVFGVFFLNEKDPRETFNTYYLRFTQVSTLVLDDPVKVNGVRLGKVENIELSGHRVVVTIRLRTDVKIPKDSEIRVQNIGIMGERQIGMILGDSTSYFVPGDTISGQFDAGIAEAIGLAGEVCDSTKVLLESVKKALNQTIVNPEFQDRFKTLLVKAEKLEDRLMLMLNTTDPQLKKSLEGLNQVTEKVNGLIDGVKSPIDNMFASTDKVMGNANNLIGELEGVTKHLDDLVGRVQTKLESKDNTAGILLNDRALHDDIVKTVHSADSLFRIILQDGLDVNVDIF; translated from the coding sequence ATGAAAAAGTATTCTGCACTGTATTTTTCTGTGGGCCTGGTTGTAATACTGGCGCTCATTATTCTTGTATTTGGCGTATTTTTCCTGAACGAAAAGGATCCTCGCGAAACATTCAACACTTACTACCTGCGTTTTACCCAGGTCAGTACCCTTGTGCTGGATGACCCTGTGAAGGTGAACGGTGTTCGTCTAGGTAAGGTCGAGAATATCGAACTTTCTGGACACCGCGTGGTGGTGACGATCCGACTTCGTACCGACGTGAAGATTCCCAAGGATTCCGAAATCAGAGTGCAGAATATCGGTATCATGGGTGAACGTCAGATCGGTATGATTCTCGGCGATTCCACAAGCTACTTCGTCCCGGGTGATACCATTTCGGGCCAGTTCGACGCCGGTATTGCAGAAGCCATCGGCCTTGCCGGTGAAGTTTGCGATAGTACCAAGGTCCTTCTGGAATCTGTAAAGAAGGCTCTGAACCAGACTATCGTCAATCCGGAATTCCAGGATCGTTTCAAGACCCTGCTTGTTAAGGCTGAAAAGCTGGAAGACCGTCTGATGCTTATGCTGAATACCACCGATCCCCAGCTGAAGAAGAGTCTGGAAGGCTTGAACCAGGTGACGGAAAAGGTGAATGGCCTTATTGATGGTGTAAAGTCTCCCATTGACAATATGTTTGCAAGTACCGATAAGGTGATGGGTAACGCAAATAATTTGATTGGCGAACTGGAAGGTGTGACCAAGCACCTAGATGATTTGGTTGGAAGAGTCCAGACTAAATTGGAATCCAAGGACAACACCGCCGGTATTTTGTTGAACGACAGAGCCCTGCATGACGACATCGTGAAGACGGTTCATTCGGCTGATAGCCTGTTCCGTATTATTCTGCAGGACGGTCTGGACGTCAACGTGGATATTTTCTGA
- a CDS encoding RNA methyltransferase, whose product MSDLIEKESLESLLARVTDRRKELLTSVVDRRTRHFCMVLEDLFDPHNISAVIRTAEVFGLQDVHVIEEDNAYSVNKSILKGSYKWMSLYLYKKRMLCMEKLRAKGYKIAVASTNTTNSVLDLDLSQPTAFYLGSEFHGNHPDTLAHADYEFKLPQYGITESMNVSVAGGVLMTYLDVYMQKEGREKFLLPKAERDALLYDWLDRHVNGIENNSPIKRIEE is encoded by the coding sequence ATGAGTGATTTGATCGAAAAGGAAAGCTTGGAATCCCTGCTGGCCCGTGTGACGGACCGTCGAAAGGAACTGTTGACTTCTGTCGTTGACCGTCGTACAAGGCATTTCTGCATGGTGCTGGAAGATCTGTTCGATCCCCATAACATTTCTGCAGTGATCCGTACGGCTGAAGTCTTTGGCCTGCAGGATGTGCACGTGATCGAAGAAGATAACGCCTATAGCGTGAACAAGTCCATCTTGAAGGGTTCCTACAAGTGGATGAGCCTTTACCTTTACAAGAAGCGCATGCTCTGCATGGAAAAGCTTCGTGCCAAGGGCTATAAGATTGCCGTGGCCAGCACCAATACTACCAACTCCGTTCTGGATCTGGACTTGAGCCAGCCTACCGCTTTTTACCTGGGCAGCGAGTTCCATGGTAACCACCCGGACACCCTGGCCCATGCCGACTATGAATTCAAGCTGCCTCAGTATGGCATTACCGAATCCATGAATGTTTCTGTGGCTGGTGGCGTGCTGATGACCTATCTGGATGTATACATGCAGAAGGAAGGCCGCGAAAAGTTCCTGCTCCCCAAGGCAGAACGCGACGCTTTGCTGTATGATTGGCTGGATCGCCATGTAAATGGCATTGAAAATAATAGTCCTATCAAACGTATCGAAGAATAA